From a region of the Aeoliella mucimassa genome:
- a CDS encoding GlsB/YeaQ/YmgE family stress response membrane protein codes for MNRVPNMDGWQLSPEIYQLVNDIFVWIGFGTVVGVVSRALMPGPDPAGAITNLALGVAGTVIGCGCVGFFVDSGRVMPTSPLGMISAVLGAFLLLGCFRMYGDLLPWNLPDPHGPSDASGSRTAYDAYRPRYGSADYED; via the coding sequence ATGAACAGGGTTCCCAACATGGATGGCTGGCAACTCTCACCTGAAATATATCAACTAGTAAACGACATCTTCGTCTGGATTGGCTTTGGCACCGTGGTCGGCGTGGTTTCGCGGGCGTTGATGCCTGGGCCTGATCCAGCGGGTGCTATCACCAACCTAGCGCTCGGCGTTGCCGGCACCGTGATTGGTTGCGGCTGCGTGGGATTCTTCGTCGACAGCGGACGAGTGATGCCCACCAGCCCGCTCGGCATGATCTCGGCCGTCCTAGGGGCGTTTCTGCTGCTCGGCTGCTTTCGCATGTATGGCGATCTGCTCCCTTGGAATCTGCCGGATCCTCACGGGCCGAGCGATGCCTCGGGTTCGCGTACTGCGTACGACGCCTACCGACCGCGTTACGGGTCGGCCGATTACGAAGATTAA
- a CDS encoding S1 family peptidase has product MIRLLNGVRGAWGSWLVVFCAVGYGGPLWAENFATQMYAATFKLYHPDSTSTCFLVQGSDGSAGYYLVTTAHTLERTSGPTATLVLRKELESGDWERLDFTVKIREGDTPLWTRHAEQDVAVLRLPDEVPVPIAPLPMSCLASSEQLAASGVDVCSPLYVLTYPGRFEANKAGFSVARKGMFASSPRLPTDLHPTFLADFITFAGDSGGPVFIATNEQQTPLVVGMVLTRNFYDVRTTNEYGEQLVHHPMHLGGVLHACYVRETIQQLETPAKESEPLTEEKAGEQGESE; this is encoded by the coding sequence ATGATTCGTCTGTTAAACGGGGTTCGCGGGGCGTGGGGGAGTTGGCTGGTGGTGTTCTGTGCGGTTGGCTATGGCGGGCCGCTGTGGGCCGAAAACTTTGCCACTCAGATGTACGCAGCGACTTTCAAGCTCTACCATCCCGATTCGACCTCCACCTGTTTCCTCGTGCAGGGTAGCGACGGGTCGGCCGGCTACTATCTGGTGACCACCGCGCACACGTTGGAGCGAACCTCAGGCCCGACCGCCACGCTGGTGCTGCGGAAGGAATTGGAGTCGGGAGACTGGGAGCGGTTGGACTTCACCGTGAAGATTCGCGAGGGCGACACCCCGCTGTGGACTCGCCATGCCGAGCAAGACGTTGCGGTGCTGCGGTTGCCGGACGAGGTGCCAGTGCCGATTGCTCCGCTGCCGATGTCGTGCTTGGCCAGTAGTGAACAGCTAGCGGCCTCGGGCGTGGATGTCTGCAGCCCGCTGTATGTGCTGACTTATCCGGGGCGTTTCGAAGCGAACAAGGCCGGCTTCTCGGTCGCGCGGAAAGGAATGTTCGCCAGCTCGCCTCGGTTGCCGACCGATCTCCACCCCACGTTCCTGGCCGATTTCATCACCTTCGCCGGCGACAGCGGCGGGCCGGTGTTCATTGCGACCAACGAGCAGCAAACTCCGCTCGTCGTCGGCATGGTGCTCACGCGAAACTTTTACGACGTGCGGACCACCAACGAATATGGCGAGCAACTGGTGCACCACCCCATGCACCTCGGCGGAGTGCTGCATGCTTGCTACGTTCGCGAAACCATCCAGCAGCTAGAAACACCGGCTAAGGAGTCGGAGCCGCTAACGGAGGAGAAAGCTGGGGAGCAAGGCGAGAGCGAATGA
- a CDS encoding FKBP-type peptidyl-prolyl cis-trans isomerase, producing the protein MTRLLAALAVLVALPFAANAQDTLPPGQSPAPAENLTPEQFSQIVSYSLGRSIGQDAKMAGVKLDMRALQTGINEVEAGKPAQRSDEEMNQVMMVFAMRIQKQMAADNLKAGQEFLAKNAKDPAVKSTASGLQYKVLKPGTGKSPKATSVVVCHYHGTFINGAVFDSTQGGQPAQFPLNRVIPGWTEALQLMKEGAKYRIFVPSNLAYGENGRDGIGPNETLIFDIELLKVADGQLP; encoded by the coding sequence ATGACTCGCTTGCTTGCTGCCCTTGCTGTGCTTGTTGCGTTACCTTTCGCTGCTAATGCGCAGGATACCTTGCCCCCCGGCCAATCTCCCGCCCCGGCCGAAAACCTGACCCCCGAGCAGTTCTCGCAGATCGTAAGCTACTCGCTAGGACGCTCCATCGGTCAGGACGCCAAGATGGCTGGGGTGAAGCTCGATATGCGGGCCCTGCAAACCGGCATCAACGAAGTGGAAGCCGGCAAGCCGGCGCAGCGTTCCGACGAAGAGATGAATCAAGTGATGATGGTCTTCGCCATGCGCATTCAGAAGCAAATGGCTGCCGATAATCTCAAGGCTGGGCAAGAATTCCTGGCCAAGAACGCCAAGGACCCTGCGGTGAAGTCCACCGCCAGCGGCCTGCAATACAAAGTACTTAAGCCAGGCACTGGCAAATCACCAAAAGCTACTAGCGTGGTTGTGTGCCATTACCATGGAACGTTCATCAACGGCGCGGTCTTCGATAGCACTCAAGGGGGCCAGCCAGCTCAGTTTCCGCTGAACCGAGTGATCCCGGGGTGGACCGAAGCGCTGCAGCTGATGAAAGAAGGAGCCAAGTACCGGATCTTCGTCCCCAGCAACTTGGCTTATGGCGAGAATGGCCGCGACGGTATTGGTCCCAACGAAACGCTGATCTTTGATATCGAGCTGCTAAAAGTCGCCGACGGACAGCTACCGTAG
- a CDS encoding PH domain-containing protein, whose amino-acid sequence MNQNQPIREVQPVVIPAQYFVFGPLASAFFALFPGFFTFIISNMIARSFDPVIQYGLIVYVLSFLGFMWLMYLKCFIEPQKTVYRIYENKLEYSEGFLNRQQRTVVFDQVVDVQLNEGLLQQTRGAGSITLTTQQLISTGEGKLTNRSVVLSNIPNPQEIYDLLRDLAIGE is encoded by the coding sequence ATGAATCAAAACCAACCGATCCGAGAAGTCCAACCGGTGGTGATTCCAGCGCAGTACTTTGTGTTTGGCCCGCTGGCCTCGGCCTTCTTCGCCTTGTTTCCGGGCTTCTTCACGTTCATCATCAGCAACATGATCGCCCGGTCGTTTGATCCGGTCATCCAATATGGCTTGATCGTCTATGTCTTGTCGTTCCTCGGTTTCATGTGGCTGATGTACCTCAAGTGCTTTATCGAGCCGCAGAAAACGGTCTATCGCATCTACGAAAACAAGCTCGAGTATAGCGAAGGCTTTCTAAACCGGCAGCAACGCACGGTGGTGTTCGACCAAGTGGTCGACGTTCAACTCAACGAAGGCCTACTGCAGCAGACCAGAGGAGCAGGCAGCATCACCCTGACGACCCAGCAACTCATTTCGACCGGCGAAGGCAAACTCACCAACCGCAGCGTGGTGCTCAGCAACATCCCGAACCCGCAAGAAATCTACGACCTGTTGCGCGACCTGGCGATCGGCGAGTAG
- a CDS encoding YcxB family protein — protein sequence MQHAAVVGTLNAIELSTHRTSSLAMASENPYASPAMTTDVVREVPQLEPPQSITYQLTDGEAREITNYLSFNNTAYERYLKKRQRRFYWMGAIGAVAASCMGIAGDEFRPLFLAAVTYSALLFFAGYRLPARARKGAAKLALEMQADDKFGWMDQQLCVTLEEGGVHIEEDNGYRFRRWTRIDRLETSGGVLYLFFDANSAMPVPSRAFYDEAAFLAFRQLAAQLLQKAQGEPTAR from the coding sequence GTGCAGCATGCCGCTGTAGTTGGTACACTGAATGCGATCGAACTCTCCACGCATCGCACTTCGAGTCTGGCCATGGCAAGCGAAAACCCGTACGCTTCTCCCGCGATGACTACCGACGTAGTCCGGGAGGTTCCGCAGCTCGAACCACCGCAATCGATCACTTATCAGTTGACCGATGGAGAAGCCCGGGAGATTACGAATTATCTGAGCTTCAACAATACTGCGTACGAGCGCTATCTAAAAAAGCGGCAACGGCGTTTCTATTGGATGGGAGCCATTGGTGCAGTAGCTGCCTCGTGCATGGGGATTGCGGGGGACGAGTTTCGCCCGCTGTTCCTGGCAGCGGTAACCTATTCCGCGTTGCTCTTCTTTGCTGGTTATCGCCTGCCAGCGAGGGCGAGAAAAGGCGCAGCGAAGCTGGCCTTGGAGATGCAAGCCGATGACAAATTCGGTTGGATGGATCAGCAGCTTTGTGTCACCCTCGAGGAAGGTGGCGTACATATCGAGGAAGACAACGGCTATCGCTTCCGCAGATGGACACGCATAGATCGCCTCGAAACCTCCGGTGGGGTGCTCTACTTGTTCTTCGATGCGAATAGTGCGATGCCGGTTCCGAGCCGAGCGTTCTACGACGAAGCCGCCTTTCTAGCCTTCCGCCAGTTGGCCGCACAGCTATTGCAGAAAGCCCAAGGCGAACCGACCGCCCGTTAA
- a CDS encoding J domain-containing protein, with the protein MRPAEVHRNRDGRPDFMVKLGLAPPYAPDDVKHAYLSKVKEVHPDLGGDPQAFREVHEAYLQAQEFLSIKGDSLRWIGNHMEEYLESRVLASQLRELGATVQTASIDWLRRSFGDFAELTETILAVGLKNAEPKTADAVLTSMTAAPAAMHRLTRLELPHCGLGDAAVDKITVFKGIERLNLTGNAISSAAAQSLVNRLPSLMELDISDTKVGWWTKRRIVATIRKRME; encoded by the coding sequence ATGCGTCCAGCGGAAGTACATCGCAACAGAGATGGTCGCCCTGATTTCATGGTGAAGCTCGGGCTGGCTCCCCCCTACGCACCCGACGACGTGAAGCACGCTTATCTGTCGAAGGTCAAAGAGGTGCATCCCGACCTGGGGGGCGACCCGCAAGCGTTTCGCGAAGTGCACGAAGCCTACCTACAGGCGCAAGAGTTCTTGAGCATCAAAGGGGACTCGCTGCGGTGGATCGGCAACCACATGGAAGAGTACCTGGAGTCGCGCGTACTGGCTTCACAGCTGCGAGAGTTGGGGGCCACCGTGCAGACGGCCAGCATCGATTGGCTTCGGCGATCGTTTGGCGACTTTGCTGAGCTGACCGAGACCATCCTGGCGGTGGGCTTAAAGAACGCCGAGCCGAAAACCGCCGATGCGGTACTGACCTCGATGACCGCCGCGCCGGCCGCCATGCACCGACTCACCCGACTCGAGCTACCCCACTGCGGACTCGGCGACGCAGCGGTCGACAAGATCACCGTGTTCAAAGGCATTGAGCGATTGAACCTGACAGGCAACGCGATTAGCTCGGCCGCTGCCCAATCGCTGGTGAACCGCTTGCCATCGCTCATGGAACTCGACATCAGCGACACGAAAGTCGGCTGGTGGACCAAGCGCCGGATTGTCGCGACGATTCGCAAGCGGATGGAGTAG
- a CDS encoding peroxiredoxin gives MAHLVQTEAPDFAAQAVMPDGSFKELKMSDYRGQYVLLFFYPLDFTFVCPTEIIAFSEAMEEFEKRNVQVIGASVDSHYSHFAWRNTPREAGGIGPIKYPLVADLNKQISQDYGVLLSGGVALRGLFLIDKEGIVRHELINDLPLGRNVDEAIRVVDALQFHEEHGEVCPANWKAGEKSMKADPEGSKEFFSSTYGAGA, from the coding sequence ATGGCCCATCTCGTACAGACCGAAGCCCCCGATTTTGCCGCGCAAGCTGTGATGCCCGACGGTTCGTTCAAAGAACTGAAGATGTCGGACTACCGCGGCCAGTACGTGCTGCTGTTCTTCTACCCGCTCGATTTCACGTTTGTCTGCCCGACCGAAATCATTGCCTTCAGCGAAGCAATGGAAGAGTTCGAAAAGCGAAACGTGCAGGTCATCGGTGCTAGCGTCGACAGCCACTACTCGCACTTCGCTTGGCGCAACACTCCCCGCGAAGCCGGCGGTATCGGACCGATCAAGTACCCCTTGGTAGCTGACCTGAACAAGCAAATCTCGCAAGACTACGGCGTGCTGCTCTCCGGTGGCGTTGCCCTGCGTGGGTTGTTCCTGATCGACAAAGAAGGCATTGTTCGCCACGAACTGATCAACGACCTGCCGCTCGGTCGTAACGTGGACGAAGCGATTCGCGTGGTCGACGCGTTGCAGTTCCACGAAGAGCACGGCGAAGTCTGCCCCGCCAACTGGAAGGCTGGCGAAAAGAGCATGAAAGCCGACCCCGAAGGAAGCAAAGAATTCTTCTCGTCGACCTACGGCGCCGGCGCTTAG
- a CDS encoding SAM-dependent methyltransferase has protein sequence MWDERFDTPEYAYGKQPNDFLAARYQAIPLGRVLSLAEGEGRNAVFLASQGYQVTAVDSSSVGLAKARELAAERQVTIETAVADLATYDLGENQWDGIVSIFFPLPAEMRTDMHHRIVRSLKPGGVYLVEAYTPEQLKHGTGGGPSADNKLTKQLLEADLAGLTFDHLEELEREVIEGTYHTGLAAVVQAVARKG, from the coding sequence ATGTGGGACGAACGATTTGACACGCCGGAGTATGCCTATGGCAAGCAGCCGAACGACTTCCTGGCCGCCCGCTACCAGGCAATCCCCCTCGGGCGGGTGCTGAGCCTGGCCGAGGGCGAGGGCCGCAACGCCGTGTTTTTGGCCTCCCAAGGGTATCAGGTCACCGCGGTCGACTCGTCGAGCGTCGGGCTGGCCAAGGCTCGCGAGCTAGCCGCCGAGCGTCAGGTGACGATCGAGACCGCCGTCGCCGATCTGGCGACCTACGACCTCGGCGAGAACCAGTGGGATGGCATCGTCTCGATCTTCTTCCCCCTGCCGGCTGAGATGCGCACCGACATGCACCATCGGATCGTCCGCTCCCTGAAGCCCGGTGGGGTCTATCTGGTCGAAGCCTACACGCCCGAGCAACTCAAACACGGTACCGGCGGCGGTCCCTCGGCCGACAATAAGCTGACCAAGCAGCTGCTCGAAGCCGACCTCGCAGGCCTGACGTTCGACCACCTGGAAGAACTCGAACGCGAAGTGATCGAAGGCACCTACCACACCGGCCTGGCCGCAGTGGTACAAGCCGTGGCACGGAAGGGGTAA
- a CDS encoding endonuclease/exonuclease/phosphatase family protein, producing the protein MLRTLALLCCIMVCRCIQADEPAAGQPLRIMTFNVWSGENTTGGRNKLVEIIEASQADIVGLQEMGNTAGQQVASALGMYYQQQSGGDIQVLSRFPIVNTTTSGRGVQISLAEQTDVWLFNSHLAAYPYQPYDLRDGALPMDEAAVIAAAEAARGATVDSYLGEMQSLLQSGQPVFFTGDFNEPSHLDWTAEAATATLRPYDLQVAYPASSKIVAAGMTDSFRAVRPDEVNDPGYTWTPGYPPPNQSRDEVHDRIDIVYHSGIGVTPSTAEIIGPDYGDGISDIEVAGYNADHRAVVVEYLIDSDFCFVFGDLNGDCLLDTADWVILRDNQRADLSGLSFDEARALGDLNGDYRNDFADYSLFKRAFIDQQGSAAWAEMTNGIAAVPEPDGIMLAVFLATVGIAAKALARFPKRFHSL; encoded by the coding sequence ATGCTCCGAACACTCGCTCTGCTCTGCTGCATCATGGTTTGCCGTTGTATCCAGGCCGATGAGCCTGCGGCGGGGCAGCCGCTTCGGATCATGACGTTCAATGTGTGGTCGGGCGAAAATACGACGGGCGGGCGCAATAAGCTGGTCGAGATCATCGAAGCCAGCCAGGCCGACATTGTTGGGTTGCAGGAGATGGGCAACACCGCAGGGCAGCAGGTCGCCAGCGCGCTGGGCATGTATTACCAACAGCAGTCGGGCGGTGACATTCAGGTGCTTAGCCGTTTCCCGATCGTCAATACAACCACTTCGGGTCGCGGGGTGCAGATTTCGCTCGCCGAGCAAACCGACGTCTGGCTGTTCAACTCGCACCTGGCAGCTTATCCCTATCAGCCTTACGACCTTCGCGATGGTGCGTTGCCGATGGACGAAGCGGCCGTGATTGCTGCGGCCGAGGCAGCCCGCGGGGCGACGGTCGATAGCTACCTGGGCGAGATGCAATCGCTCCTCCAAAGCGGCCAGCCGGTGTTCTTCACTGGCGACTTCAACGAGCCCTCCCATTTGGATTGGACCGCCGAGGCAGCCACAGCTACCTTGCGGCCTTACGACTTGCAGGTGGCTTATCCCGCGTCGAGCAAAATCGTCGCCGCGGGCATGACCGACTCGTTTCGGGCGGTGCGGCCCGACGAAGTGAACGACCCGGGGTATACGTGGACTCCTGGCTATCCGCCGCCGAATCAGTCGAGGGACGAAGTGCACGACCGCATCGACATCGTCTACCACAGCGGCATAGGGGTGACGCCGAGCACTGCGGAGATCATCGGCCCCGACTACGGCGATGGCATCTCCGATATCGAAGTCGCCGGCTACAACGCGGATCACCGCGCAGTGGTGGTCGAGTACCTGATCGACTCCGACTTTTGCTTCGTGTTCGGCGACCTAAACGGCGACTGCCTGCTCGACACCGCCGATTGGGTGATCCTGCGCGACAATCAGCGGGCCGATTTGAGTGGACTCTCCTTCGACGAAGCCCGTGCGCTCGGCGACCTGAACGGGGACTATCGGAACGATTTTGCCGATTATTCGCTGTTCAAGCGGGCGTTTATCGACCAGCAGGGGAGTGCCGCCTGGGCCGAAATGACCAATGGCATAGCGGCCGTTCCGGAGCCGGATGGTATAATGCTAGCTGTGTTTCTGGCGACCGTGGGAATCGCCGCCAAGGCGCTGGCGAGGTTCCCCAAGCGTTTCCACTCTCTCTAA
- the ffh gene encoding signal recognition particle protein, with product MFESLQDGLSSAFKSLRGQGKLSESNMRDGLKLVERSLLEADVSFEVARHFMRNVTEKAIGEKVLKSLNPQQQVVGIVYEELKELMGPVDHSLHLKNKKDVTVLMMCGLQGAGKTTTCGKLGKLLKDGQRNPMLVAADLQRPAAIDQLHVLGEQLGIPVYSDRQEKDPVKVCNDAVKAAKKQGADVVILDTAGRLHIDDELMKQLERIDKQCHPEQIYLTVDAMTGQDAVNSAKAFNEALEIDGVIITKLDGDARGGAALSVKHVTGVPIKFMGTGEKLDALEQFHPERMAQRILGQGDILSLFETAQKEFDQEQMREQEEKLKKGEFTLDDFRKQMAMIAKPGLMQKMMGMMPGMGAMRDAMSSFDESELKGLFGIIDSMTPAEKANTKLIDQSRRRRIAAGAGCEPHQVNELIKQYDAMAQVMTKMVGGSMRDRMKMLNEVQAGMASGGGLGKQKQGTGKRLSNAQKKNNKKSKQAAMKKRKKR from the coding sequence ATGTTCGAATCCCTCCAGGATGGACTTTCGTCGGCCTTCAAATCGCTGCGTGGGCAGGGCAAGCTGTCCGAATCGAACATGCGCGACGGGCTCAAGCTGGTCGAGCGTTCGCTGCTCGAGGCCGACGTTAGCTTCGAGGTCGCCCGCCATTTCATGCGGAATGTCACCGAGAAGGCCATCGGCGAAAAGGTGCTGAAGTCGCTCAACCCGCAGCAGCAGGTTGTCGGCATCGTGTACGAAGAGCTCAAAGAGCTCATGGGCCCGGTCGATCACTCGCTGCACCTGAAGAACAAGAAGGACGTCACGGTCCTCATGATGTGCGGCCTGCAGGGTGCCGGCAAAACGACCACCTGCGGCAAGCTCGGCAAGCTCCTGAAGGATGGCCAGCGCAACCCGATGCTCGTCGCGGCCGACTTGCAGCGTCCTGCAGCGATCGATCAGCTGCACGTACTTGGCGAGCAGCTCGGCATTCCCGTTTATAGCGACCGCCAAGAGAAAGACCCGGTGAAGGTCTGCAACGACGCGGTCAAGGCGGCCAAGAAGCAGGGTGCCGACGTCGTGATTCTCGACACCGCTGGCCGACTGCACATCGACGACGAGCTGATGAAGCAGCTCGAGCGGATTGACAAGCAGTGCCATCCCGAGCAAATCTACCTGACAGTCGACGCCATGACCGGTCAGGACGCGGTGAACAGCGCCAAGGCCTTTAACGAGGCCTTGGAAATCGATGGCGTGATCATCACCAAGCTCGACGGCGACGCCCGCGGCGGTGCCGCCCTGTCGGTCAAGCATGTAACCGGCGTGCCGATCAAATTCATGGGCACCGGCGAGAAGCTCGACGCGCTCGAGCAGTTCCACCCCGAGCGCATGGCCCAACGCATTTTGGGACAAGGCGACATCCTCTCGCTGTTCGAAACGGCCCAGAAAGAGTTCGACCAGGAGCAGATGCGGGAGCAGGAGGAGAAGCTCAAGAAGGGCGAGTTCACCCTCGACGACTTCCGCAAGCAAATGGCGATGATCGCCAAGCCTGGGCTGATGCAAAAAATGATGGGCATGATGCCTGGCATGGGCGCGATGCGCGACGCGATGAGCAGTTTCGACGAGTCGGAACTCAAAGGCCTGTTCGGCATCATCGACTCGATGACTCCGGCTGAAAAAGCCAATACCAAGCTCATCGACCAAAGCCGTCGACGACGTATCGCCGCTGGTGCGGGTTGCGAGCCGCATCAAGTGAACGAGCTGATCAAGCAGTACGACGCCATGGCCCAGGTCATGACCAAAATGGTCGGCGGCAGCATGCGCGACCGCATGAAGATGCTCAACGAAGTGCAGGCCGGCATGGCCTCGGGCGGCGGCCTCGGCAAGCAAAAGCAGGGAACCGGCAAACGCCTGTCGAACGCTCAGAAGAAGAACAACAAGAAGAGTAAACAAGCCGCGATGAAAAAGCGGAAGAAACGATAG
- a CDS encoding DEAD/DEAH box helicase has translation MDVEKLLERMQSRRDYAGQLEHLEHLPAREGQYAEPSKPLSPLVASLLDRHGIESLYTHQVESLEAARNDRDMVVVTGTASGKTLCYNLPILEAVTNDFDARALYLFPTKALAQDQLKGLLSLVQGDQAMAARVRPGVYDGDTPTAQRRRIRNEANLVLTNPDMLHAGILPYHPKWATLFADLRYIVIDEVHTYRGILGAHVAAVLRRIDRICRHYGSNPVYLSASATIANPGELVSDLLGRDVQVIDNDGSPRGRKFFALWNPMPLGTDALARRSANDDAVSWLTESMEAGGQALAFTRTRQAAELVHRYAKRELETRHSPLAEQVRAYRGGYLPNERREMEQDLFAGRLRGVATTNALELGIDIGSLDVAILVGYPGTIASCWQQAGRSGRRADDSLAVLLAGNEPVDQYLLRHPQYFFAQSPEHAVVDANNPYVLAKHLKAAAFELPLTAEDLQLFGPLAEPIAEVLRDENQLTQVEEQYFCPGGQNPAVGVSLRHMSDNTFSIVCIKHQRISRDLYTSGSPPLVEQGHEVIANVDAISAPELVYPEAVYLHGGDTFLVRELDLNGKVAYVERRETDYYTQAVLESNVLITSKRDECGSQIHGEVGYGELDVSWQTVAFKKIKFETRENIGLGPVDIPAQNLATTGTWVTPNDAVRATLKGEGLRASEGVCGMRNLAVVALPLVAMCDSRDLGGVVDAKNLGRSSMILYDRYPGGLGYCQKGFDHILRLLEICLEMVADCPCDDGCPSCVGLPNLRPAIHSDPDLTRGHPIPNKQATRRLLELLLGCDTTAAEPLATTMIDTQ, from the coding sequence ATGGATGTTGAAAAATTGCTCGAGCGGATGCAAAGCCGTCGAGACTACGCGGGGCAACTCGAACACCTCGAGCATCTCCCCGCCCGCGAGGGGCAATACGCCGAGCCCAGTAAACCGTTGTCGCCGCTGGTTGCGTCGCTGCTGGATCGCCATGGCATCGAGTCGCTCTACACACACCAGGTGGAATCGCTCGAAGCCGCCCGCAACGATCGCGACATGGTGGTGGTCACCGGCACCGCTAGCGGCAAGACTTTGTGCTACAACCTGCCGATTCTCGAAGCGGTGACCAACGACTTCGACGCGCGGGCGCTCTATTTGTTTCCCACCAAGGCCCTGGCACAAGATCAGCTCAAGGGACTGCTGTCGCTCGTGCAAGGCGATCAGGCGATGGCCGCGAGGGTCCGCCCTGGTGTGTACGACGGCGACACCCCCACCGCCCAGCGGCGGCGCATTCGTAACGAAGCCAACTTGGTGCTAACCAACCCCGACATGCTGCATGCAGGCATCTTGCCGTACCATCCCAAGTGGGCAACGCTGTTCGCCGACTTGCGGTACATCGTCATTGACGAGGTGCATACCTACCGCGGTATTCTCGGCGCCCACGTGGCCGCGGTGCTGCGACGAATCGACCGAATCTGTCGGCACTATGGTTCGAATCCCGTTTACCTTTCGGCCAGCGCAACGATCGCTAATCCTGGCGAACTGGTGAGCGACCTCTTGGGACGCGACGTGCAGGTGATCGATAACGATGGTTCGCCGCGGGGGCGCAAGTTCTTTGCCTTGTGGAATCCCATGCCACTGGGGACCGACGCCCTGGCCCGCCGAAGTGCGAACGACGATGCGGTGAGTTGGCTCACCGAGTCGATGGAAGCCGGCGGCCAGGCCCTGGCATTCACTCGCACTCGTCAAGCGGCCGAGTTGGTGCATCGCTACGCAAAACGCGAGCTGGAAACGCGGCACTCGCCGCTGGCCGAGCAAGTGCGAGCCTACCGAGGTGGTTACCTGCCCAACGAACGTCGCGAGATGGAGCAAGACTTATTCGCTGGTCGCTTGCGTGGCGTTGCAACCACCAACGCGCTGGAGCTTGGCATCGACATCGGCTCGCTCGACGTTGCCATTCTGGTGGGATACCCCGGAACGATCGCCAGTTGCTGGCAGCAAGCAGGCCGTAGTGGTCGTCGGGCCGACGACAGCTTGGCGGTGCTCTTGGCTGGCAACGAACCGGTCGATCAGTACCTGCTGCGACATCCGCAGTACTTCTTTGCTCAATCGCCGGAGCATGCGGTGGTGGATGCCAACAATCCGTATGTGCTTGCCAAGCACTTGAAGGCGGCTGCTTTTGAGTTGCCTTTGACCGCCGAGGACCTGCAGCTCTTCGGCCCGCTCGCTGAACCGATCGCCGAGGTGCTTCGTGATGAAAATCAACTGACGCAAGTCGAAGAGCAATACTTTTGCCCCGGGGGGCAGAACCCTGCGGTTGGGGTGAGCCTGCGTCACATGAGCGACAACACCTTCAGCATCGTGTGTATCAAGCATCAGCGGATCTCGCGCGATCTCTACACGAGTGGTTCGCCGCCGTTGGTGGAGCAGGGGCACGAGGTGATTGCCAATGTCGATGCGATTAGTGCTCCCGAGTTGGTCTATCCCGAAGCGGTCTACCTGCATGGCGGCGATACCTTCCTGGTGAGGGAACTCGACTTGAACGGCAAGGTCGCTTATGTCGAACGACGAGAGACCGACTATTACACTCAGGCGGTGCTGGAAAGCAATGTGCTGATCACTAGTAAACGCGACGAGTGCGGTTCGCAGATCCATGGCGAAGTCGGCTATGGCGAACTCGACGTGTCGTGGCAAACCGTCGCGTTCAAGAAGATCAAATTCGAAACCCGCGAGAACATTGGCCTCGGCCCAGTCGATATCCCCGCACAGAATCTGGCGACTACCGGTACCTGGGTTACTCCCAACGATGCGGTGCGGGCGACCCTCAAAGGCGAAGGGCTGCGGGCGAGCGAGGGCGTATGCGGCATGCGAAATCTGGCGGTGGTTGCGTTACCACTGGTGGCCATGTGCGATAGCCGCGACCTCGGCGGTGTGGTCGACGCCAAAAATCTTGGCCGTTCGAGCATGATTCTGTACGACCGCTATCCTGGTGGGCTAGGCTATTGTCAGAAGGGATTCGACCACATTCTGCGGCTGCTGGAGATTTGCCTCGAGATGGTGGCCGACTGCCCGTGCGACGATGGATGTCCCAGTTGCGTCGGCCTGCCGAACCTTCGCCCGGCGATCCACAGCGATCCCGACCTCACGCGTGGTCATCCCATTCCGAATAAACAGGCGACTCGTCGGCTACTCGAGCTATTGCTGGGTTGCGACACTACCGCAGCAGAGCCATTGGCTACCACCATGATCGACACTCAATAG